One Streptomyces sp. CG4 genomic window, CGCCGGCTCCGCCACGGCCGCCCTCGCTTCTGCTGCGCCCAAGCCGGACGCGACCCAGGCCGCATCCACCGCGGCCCTCGTCGCACAGCTGGGCGACCGCGCCGCCGGTTCCTACTACGACGCCGCGGCCCGTCACTTCGTCGTCAACATCACCGATTCCTCCGCGGCCGACCAGGTGCGCGGCACCGGTGCCGTCCCGAGAACTGTGCGCTACTCCACCACTCAACTCCGCGGTGTCCTGAGCACGTTGACGCAGCGGGCCCGGATCGCCGGTACCGCGTGGGCGATCGATCCTCGTAAGGACAAGGTGGTCGTGACCGTCGACCCGACGGTCACGGGCGCCAAGCGCACCCGACTCAACACCGTGGTCAAGTCGCTCGGCGACAGGGTCGTAGTCCGTCGGGCCGCGACCGCGTTCAAGCCGCTCATCGCGGGCGGCGACGCGATCTGGGGCAGCAGTGTGCGCTGCTCCCTCGGGTTCAACGTGTCCGTGAACGGCGCGCCGTACTTCCTCACCGCCGGTCACTGCGGGAACGCGTCCTCGACGTGGTCCGACTCGCAGGGCGGCAGGGAGGTGGCTCAGACCGTCAACTCGCACTTCCCCGGCGCCGACTACGCCCTGGCCCGGTACGACGACGCGAACAGTGACCACGCCAGCGTCGTCGACCTCCACAACGGCGGTAGCCAGCAGATCACCCGCGCCGCCGATGCCTACGTGGGTGAGTCGGTCCAGCGCAGTGGCAGTACCTCGGGCGTCCACGGCGGGACGGTCAACGGGCTCGATGCGACCGTGAACTACGAGGAGGGTTCGGTCTCCGGGCTCATCGACACCGACGTGTGTGCCGAGCCGGGCGACAGCGGCGGTGCGCTCTTCGACGGCGACGCGGCCATCGGGCTGACCTCGGGCGGCAGCGGCGACTGCTCCTCCGGCGGAGAGACCTTTTTCCAGCCGGTGCCGACGGCAGTGAGCGCGGAGGGCGCCAGCCTGCCGTAACGGGAGGCTGCCCGGTCTTCGGTGACCGGAGGCTGTCCGGCATTCCCAGCCGACTCCGCATGCCGGGCCGAGCAGGCGTCCGCGCCCCGCCGGGGCCGCCTGGCGTGCGGGTCGGTCATGATCACGTTCGGGAAGGGGAGCGGGAGTCCGGAATCGGTCGGGGCGTCCAGCGGCCCCTGGTGCAGGTGGGCCTCGAACCTCACTTCGCCGCCCCGCTCACCCGCGCCACACTTACGGCTGGCCCCGGTCAGGAGTCCTCGACGAGGCGGATCACCGCGTTCGGACACAGCGCCGCCGCGAACCGGGCGGAGGCGTGCAGTTCGGGTGGTGGCTGACTGTCGCCCGAACGATCGAGGCGGGATCCTCCCGCAGCACCTTCAGCTGTCCGGGGTGGCACAGCAGGGCACAGGCGCCGAGTGCCAGCATGTTCGCCGTGGTCTCGTGGCCGGTGACCCGCAGCAGTCGCCCGAACCCGGCGAGCTCTTCGTCACTCAGCGCGATGCCGGGGCTACTCTGATCCTCGCCCGCGAGCACCCGGCTGAGCAGGGGCGTCGTCGCGATGCTCCGGAGGGTCCAGGGAGATCGGCATGCCCGCGCGCGCCTTGGGGGCCTCCGGGCGGAGCGCGGTCTGCCGTACGGGCGAGGAGGCGCGCATTCGGTCCGAGCTGAACCGGTCGTCCGCGAGTACGGCACGCACGTCCTCGCGCCGGGTGAGCAACCAGCCCAT contains:
- a CDS encoding S1 family peptidase — translated: MAQRRTTLTTRALTGASVVVLTAGAALLPGAGSATAALASAAPKPDATQAASTAALVAQLGDRAAGSYYDAAARHFVVNITDSSAADQVRGTGAVPRTVRYSTTQLRGVLSTLTQRARIAGTAWAIDPRKDKVVVTVDPTVTGAKRTRLNTVVKSLGDRVVVRRAATAFKPLIAGGDAIWGSSVRCSLGFNVSVNGAPYFLTAGHCGNASSTWSDSQGGREVAQTVNSHFPGADYALARYDDANSDHASVVDLHNGGSQQITRAADAYVGESVQRSGSTSGVHGGTVNGLDATVNYEEGSVSGLIDTDVCAEPGDSGGALFDGDAAIGLTSGGSGDCSSGGETFFQPVPTAVSAEGASLP